The Apostichopus japonicus isolate 1M-3 chromosome 20, ASM3797524v1, whole genome shotgun sequence genome contains a region encoding:
- the LOC139961335 gene encoding histamine H4 receptor-like, which translates to MQAMDNSNCSEKESINDINLSSSQTTVLVILYSILAVCILLENATIFIAYKSSYEVRQLPFNLLTVNLAIADFCIGLFNIPYHILTVLLPGIENVLALSLLVLYVGYVLTMTSVFTVVVMCLDRLYLITNPINYKFRRTNSGNIKIIIATWVFSLIYCSLILVVRGLLRRNNASCESNIPYLIFMLGMNIFIPFLCLAGLNCIILFKLQLHFAKMRRMLKRRSIQMNVGTTGTLPHNQTGVNVRKFLDHLYATRGTRGEVPVQRTGLPLPPTPAEGDKSPPPLPKGIPDENSINLNNIKLANVSEPVSQVSESSHDQLSRRKLPTKSSNAWKAARNMIIFVIIYLSCWIPTHAYFFFKAINDFPLYNSMDLLQHLLYMTLYLNSAVNPILYAFMGKRFLTAICTMFTSAQRER; encoded by the coding sequence ATGCAGGCTATGGACAACTCAAATTGTTCCGAAAAGGAATCTatcaatgatataaatttatccTCCTCCCAGACCACCGTGCTGGTTATACTCTATTCAATTTTAGCTGTCTGTATTCTTCTCGAAAATGCAACGATCTTCATAGCCTATAAGTCAAGTTATGAAGTGAGACAGTTGCCATTCAACTTACTGACCGTAAACCTCGCTATCGCAGATTTCTGCATTGGATTATTCAACATACCATATCATATTCTGACAGTATTGTTACCAGGGATCGAGAACGTCTTGGCGTTATCCTTACTAGTTCTTTACGTTGGTTATGTTTTGACTATGACCTCTGTATTCACAGTTGTAGTCATGTGTCTCGATCGGCTTTACCTGATTACCAACCCGATCAACTACAAATTTCGACGGACCAACTCTGGCAATATAAAGATCATCATTGCGACATGGGTCTTCTCGTTAATATATTGCTCTCTGATCCTGGTTGTACGTGGACTGCTCAGACGAAACAACGCTTCCTGTGAGAGTAACATTCCATACCTGATCTTCATGTTAggtatgaatatatttataccTTTCTTGTGCCTGGCGGGACTTAATTGCATAATATTATTCAAACTGCAACTCCACTTTGCCAAGATGAGAAGAATGTTAAAAAGACGCagtattcaaatgaatgttgGTACGACAGGGACGTTGCCCCATAATCAGACGGGAGTAAATGTCAGAAAATTCCTCGACCACCTGTACGCCACAAGGGGAACTCGTGGAGAGGTACCTGTTCAACGCACCGGTTTACCGTTACCACCTACCCCTGCAGAAGGTGACAAATCACCACCTCCATTGCCGAAAGGAATTCCGGATGAAAATTCCATCAATTTGAACAATATCAAACTTGCTAACGTAAGTGAGCCGGTCTCTCAAGTTAGTGAATCGTCACACGATCAGCTCAGCCGGAGAAAACTCCCGACGAAAAGCTCAAATGCGTGGAAAGCTGCCAGAAACATGATtatatttgttatcatttaCCTATCGTGTTGGATTCCAACCCACGCATACTTCTTCTTTAAGGCGATAAACGATTTTCCTTTGTATAACTCGATGGATTTACTTCAACACTTGCTCTACATGACGCTTTACTTGAATTCCGCAGTCAACCCAATCCTCTACGCTTTTATGGGAAAACGTTTTCTCACAGCAATTTGCACGATGTTCACAAGTGCCCAGCGCGAGCGGTAA